The Weissella confusa DNA window AACGCCAACGTTGACGGATGAAGATGCGATTGCGGCTGACATTGCTGAGGCGGTTGACGGCATCAAGAGTATCATCTTGAACTACAATCCACGTAGCTTGCACGTTTTGACGTCAGGTGACAATCGCACATTGTGGGGTGCTGACGCCATTCACGATAAGTTGTTGGATATCGATTTTGAAATCGGACCAAATTCGTTCTACCAAGTTAACCCACAAACGACGGAAGTGTTGTACGACATGGCCGCAACGAAGGGGGAGTTGAAGGAATCTGACACGGTTATCGATGCTTATTCAGGTATCGGAACTATTGGTTTAACGGTTGCTGACCGCGTTGACAAGGTGTTGGGTGTTGAAGTGATTGAGCGTGCCGTGATTGACGCGCAAAAGAACGTCGCTAACAACAATGTGAAGAACGCTGAATTCGTCACAGCTGATGCACCTGAACAAATGCAAAAGTGGAAAGACGGTGGCTTGAAGCCGGACGTTATCTTCGTTGACCCACCTCGTCGTGGTTTGACGGAAGACTTGTTGGATGCCGTTGCGGACATGAATCCTGACCGATTTGTTTATGTGTCATGCAACCCAGAAACAATGGCGCGCGATGCCAAGTACTTGATCGACAAGGGCTTCCGCATCAAGGGTGACATTCAACCATTGGATCAATTCCCACAAACTGCTCACGTTGAAGCAGTGGCAGTGTTTGAGCCAATTAATAAGTAAAAATAAAACTCCCTGAGCTGCGGGCTCAGGGAGTTTTTTTGATTAACGACGTTGAACTAACAAGGCGGTTTCGCCGGTTAGGACGTCTTCGTATTTTTGGACACCGTAAGAATCCGTTGGCAATTGGGCCACGTAAGCTTGGGCGTCGGCTAGGTTGGCTGGGTTGTCACTTAGCAACAACACCAAACCATTCGTCTTCAAGACCATCAACAATGTCTTAACGGTCGCCGTCAATGTCTCAGTATCCATGTTTTCGTCCACTTGGAACAAGGCAGCAGCGATTGGCTTTGTTGGATCCAAATAGTTGGTAACGGCTGAGAAGTCCTTGCTGATTAGGTCAACGCGGTTGTGTAGACCACTCAAGAAAAGTGATGTGGCAACGTCATCGATTTCAGCCTTAACATCTGAAAAGGCCAAGACCTTACCAGTGTCACCAACACGGCTAGCGAGGAAGCGCGTGATGTCACCGCGACGAATCGTGGCATCAATGGCCAAGTCGCCTGGTACTAAATATTCATTCAGCGTGATTTGCGCTAGATTCTGAGTTGATCGCATGTTCGAAAACCTCTCGTGTTTGATATTTGAAAATAAGTTCCTTCGACATAATTAGGAAAAAGACGCCAAGGCCGAAGCCGGCTAGGATGTCTGACAAATAGTGGACACCCAGATAGACGCGGCTGAGGGGGATGGCGACGACCAGTGCGGCGAACAATGTCATGATGGCATAGCGCACTTGGTCGTGTTGTTTCAAGTAATAATGTACGAGAACAATCAATGAACCATATAATAGCACGGCATTGAGTGCGTGACCCGATGGGAAGGAAAACCCACCTTGGCTGATGACATGATAAATGTCAGGACGTGGGCGGTGGAAAACGTGCTTAAGTAGTGCCATGACGCCAAGGCCGAAGACGCCGACGTTCAAAACGATAAAGACGGCTACGTCGATTTTGCGAACCAGCAACGCCACAATGGCGGTTGCCGTCATCACAATCAACGTCCACTTCGGGTTACCGGCACGCGTGATATTACGGAAGAACCAAGAACGTTCTGGCGTGACTGGTTGCCGGATATGTTTGAAGCCAAACTGGTCAATCCAATCGATATAACCCAAATGGTGGGTATAGCCAATTGCTAATAAAATAAATAGGATTAACCCCGCAAAGGCAACCGCAAGCTGAAAATAATCAAACTTACGCATTTGAAACATATGGACACCCGCTTTCACTACTTTTTCATTAACTAAGTGTATCACAATTTGGATTAATTATTAGTCGTGTGAAACACCGGTATAAACCCGCTCATTTATTGAAAGAACGGCATTTTTTTGTTAAAGTTAGAACATTAAAGTGAGGTTATCAATCATGGCATATCAACACAAAGAAGTAGAAAAGAAGTGGCAACGCTTCTGGGAAGA harbors:
- the rlmD gene encoding 23S rRNA (uracil(1939)-C(5))-methyltransferase RlmD yields the protein MSNTIIPVKLGEQREGVVIDVLYTGLGVIMVDDYPIHLENAFEGEKILFEVTQVNRKFGRAKVVEILEASPDRVASGKDYLLEAGIAPYVNLAYDAQLRLKQQQVQKLYKEYGIDVDVAPTIGMDNPTHYRNKTVVPVKYVDGKLTTGFIKKRTPGDIVPLDDYFVNDEKIDQIIGIVRDILDAHKVSVFDDDTQEGEMRYIMVRRGYYSHEVMVVLVTQTPTLTDEDAIAADIAEAVDGIKSIILNYNPRSLHVLTSGDNRTLWGADAIHDKLLDIDFEIGPNSFYQVNPQTTEVLYDMAATKGELKESDTVIDAYSGIGTIGLTVADRVDKVLGVEVIERAVIDAQKNVANNNVKNAEFVTADAPEQMQKWKDGGLKPDVIFVDPPRRGLTEDLLDAVADMNPDRFVYVSCNPETMARDAKYLIDKGFRIKGDIQPLDQFPQTAHVEAVAVFEPINK
- a CDS encoding rRNA methyltransferase yields the protein MRSTQNLAQITLNEYLVPGDLAIDATIRRGDITRFLASRVGDTGKVLAFSDVKAEIDDVATSLFLSGLHNRVDLISKDFSAVTNYLDPTKPIAAALFQVDENMDTETLTATVKTLLMVLKTNGLVLLLSDNPANLADAQAYVAQLPTDSYGVQKYEDVLTGETALLVQRR
- a CDS encoding phosphatase PAP2 family protein, which gives rise to MFQMRKFDYFQLAVAFAGLILFILLAIGYTHHLGYIDWIDQFGFKHIRQPVTPERSWFFRNITRAGNPKWTLIVMTATAIVALLVRKIDVAVFIVLNVGVFGLGVMALLKHVFHRPRPDIYHVISQGGFSFPSGHALNAVLLYGSLIVLVHYYLKQHDQVRYAIMTLFAALVVAIPLSRVYLGVHYLSDILAGFGLGVFFLIMSKELIFKYQTREVFEHAINSESSANHAE